The Streptomyces sp. NBC_00459 DNA segment AGGTTGCCATCAAGCCGCTCGAGGACCGCATTGTGGTCCAGCCGCTCGAAGCCGAGCAGACCACGGCCTCTGGCCTGGTCATCCCGGACACTGCCAAGGAGAAGCCCCAGGAGGGCGTCGTCCTGGCCGTGGGCCCGGGTCGCTTCGAGAACGGCGAGCGCCTGCCGCTCGACGTGAAGACCGGCGACATCGTGCTGTACAGCAAGTACGGCGGCACCGAGGTGAAGTACAACGGCGAGGAGTACCTCGTCCTCTCGGCTCGCGACGTGCTCGCGATCGTAGAGAAGTAATTCACCCGGTATTACCA contains these protein-coding regions:
- the groES gene encoding co-chaperone GroES; this encodes MTTTSSKVAIKPLEDRIVVQPLEAEQTTASGLVIPDTAKEKPQEGVVLAVGPGRFENGERLPLDVKTGDIVLYSKYGGTEVKYNGEEYLVLSARDVLAIVEK